GCACTTACTGGTATGAAACCTCCACCAATAGGTGCAGCAGCACACGAGATGTCAGCTTCCACTGTGCTTCCATCACCTGCCCGTCCATCACACCGTGCTAAACATCAGGTCGTGGAGGCACAGGGTCGTGACAAGTCAAGCAAACGTCTTCGTTTGCAAACCCATGCACAAGATGACAGAGGATTTGATCACAGTGTTAGGAGTCCCTGGAATACATCTAAGTCCTGGAGTGCCAGCCGCAGTGGTGTCCTACAATCTGTAGGCTTTTCACCAGCTAGGCGCAATGATCATAGAAGTCCAACTGTTATGGGGTAAAAACGTTCACTTCACTTCTACTAGAAATTAGAATTCAACTTTTATACACAGGACAATCTAAAAGATAACTGGGAAAATAAGACAGATAGCTTACTACAACATGttgaaattttatgatattgtaAAACAATTTATACTGTCagtatatataagttaaatttgACTAACAATATTTGGGATGTTTGTGCAGTTCTTCTCCAGGATGCTATGCCTACTCTACAGAAATCGTTCAAAGTACTCCAACTCCGCATAGTAGTGACTACACTGTTAATGAAAATGACTATTTGACACCCAATGATTTTGCTCATGACATCAATCATTCTTTCCATGATCTCGGGCCAAAGTTTGCGAATTCTTTCTTCTCAGAGACATGGATATTGATGAGACGAAACTTTATAAACATCATGCGTACCCCTGAACTTTTCCTCTCTAGGCTTGTAGTACTAACAGCCATGGGAATTATGATGGCCACTATGTTTCTGCATCCCAAAGACAACCTTCAAGGGATCACAAATCGCCTCAGTTTCTTCATCTTCACTTGCACCCTCTTGTTCTTTTCATCCAATGATGCTGTTCCTGCTTTCATTCAAGAACGATTTGTCTTCATCCGCGAGACCTCTCACAATAAGTATAGGGCCTCTTCTTACACAATTGCAGGTCTGATTACTTTTTTTGAACTTATTAGTCCATGTTAGCAAGTCTTTTTGAATAAATCTACTAGTAAACGTCGTCCTAATAAGTCTTGTGTACATAATGTTGAAAGTCTAATTACTTTCTTTGAACTTATTACTCCATGTTAGTACTTAAAAAGTACATATCTTTTGGAATAAATCTACTACTAAACGTCGTTCTAATAAGTCTTGTGTACATAATGTTGCAGGTCTAGTTACTTACCTTCCATTCCTAGCTCTTCAGGCTGCAGTTTATGCAGTGATTGTTTGGTTTGCACTATCGCTTCGAGGGCCattcatatattttttggtAATTCTGTTCATGTCACTACTCTCCACGAATTCATTCGTTATATTCGTGAGCTCAGTGGTACCAAACTACATACTAGGATATGCAGCTGTCATTGCTTTCACCGCGCTATTTTTCTTGTTCTGTGGCTATTTCTTGAACAGCAATGACATGCCAAGTTACTGGAAATGgatgaattatgtttcaacAATGACTTATCCATATGAAGGacttttgatgaatcagtatcaAACAAATGAATCATTTGGAAAAGACCCTCTTGGAAGAGATGTTACTGGTTTTGGAATCTTGAAATCACTTAATATTTCACAAGATTCAGGCAAGAAGTGGGaaaaagtatatataatgtTGGGATGGGCTGTTTTTTACAGGGTTCTGTTTTATATTGCTCTTAGATTCTTTTCAAATAACCAGAGGAAATGAAATCTGTAGGGAAAAATCCTTGATACGGTGCGCTTTTCCCCGAATGGCCATACTTGGTGGGCGAAAATCCGAAAAAGTCGGGCTCTAATGTGGATACCAAACACCaagtggaaaaaaatattttgtttacaTACAATTTATGATTAATATCAATGTATCATCTCTcgtcaaaatatttttacaaaGATTCTTTTTGTTTGATATGTTGTCTATATAGTcacaatataaaaaatatattagtaattaattaag
This DNA window, taken from Solanum dulcamara chromosome 3, daSolDulc1.2, whole genome shotgun sequence, encodes the following:
- the LOC129883752 gene encoding ABC transporter G family member STR2-like encodes the protein MGHVVDIGKPVNYTGGLEFSSLTYTVTKRIKDENGKWLSQEVDLLHQITGYAPKGCITAVMGPSGAGKSTLLDGLAGRIASGSLRGKVSMGGLDMSPSLIKGSSAYIMQDDRLFPMLTVYETFMFAADFRLGSLSRTEKQERVERLIEQLGLSSTRNTYIGDEGTRGVSGGERRRVSIGVDIIHGPSLLFLDEPTSGLDSTSAHSVIEKVHDIARDGSTVILTIHQPSHRIQLLLDHLIILARGQLMYQGAPNDVSHHLVRMGRKVPKNESSIEHLIDVIQEYDQSELGVEAVAAFALTGMKPPPIGAAAHEMSASTVLPSPARPSHRAKHQVVEAQGRDKSSKRLRLQTHAQDDRGFDHSVRSPWNTSKSWSASRSGVLQSVGFSPARRNDHRSPTVMGSSPGCYAYSTEIVQSTPTPHSSDYTVNENDYLTPNDFAHDINHSFHDLGPKFANSFFSETWILMRRNFINIMRTPELFLSRLVVLTAMGIMMATMFLHPKDNLQGITNRLSFFIFTCTLLFFSSNDAVPAFIQERFVFIRETSHNKYRASSYTIAGLVTYLPFLALQAAVYAVIVWFALSLRGPFIYFLVILFMSLLSTNSFVIFVSSVVPNYILGYAAVIAFTALFFLFCGYFLNSNDMPSYWKWMNYVSTMTYPYEGLLMNQYQTNESFGKDPLGRDVTGFGILKSLNISQDSGKKWEKVYIMLGWAVFYRVLFYIALRFFSNNQRK